In one Parageobacillus genomosp. 1 genomic region, the following are encoded:
- a CDS encoding APC family permease: MASLKRWIIGSPMETKQLKHEKLPKWKALAVFSSDALSSVAYATEEILLVLMLLGTGVFFYSLPIAVAILVLLLLVTLSYRQIIYAFPSGGGAYVVAREHLGTATSLVAGAALMIDYILTVAVSISSGVAALTSAFPSLLPWKVQIGIALVLLLMILNLRGITESATVFAYPTYLFIISVLVLIAAGGWQLWHEGWHGFNYKEHASAAHFFASGYSVFILLRAFASGCSAMTGVEAISNGVPSFRPNSSKNAAITMGWMSVLLGTMFLGITILAAGFGVTPLEHKTVISQIGHHVFGNSIFFYLFQMITMLILVLAANTSFAGFPQLASIIANDRFLPRSLAARGDRLVFSNGIILLSILAIVLIVAFQGETHSLIPLYAVGVFLSFTIGQSGMLKKIWKDKEMRNATTVLTIAVGTIVTGLVTIITMVAKFTQGAWLVIVAIPLLVWMFYRIHDHYEKLGEQLKLDEQEWTRREKMLKPKVIIPISGVSKVVAQSVQYARSISDDITAISVIFHEEEEQKLREKWEKFYPDIPLQVIYSPYRTILWPILDYINEVEKQANGSPVTILMPQFIVKKWWHTLLHNQTAIILRFFLIMKKDIVIATLPYHLRE; this comes from the coding sequence ATGGCTTCGTTGAAACGGTGGATCATTGGTTCGCCGATGGAAACAAAACAGCTAAAACACGAAAAGTTGCCGAAATGGAAAGCTTTAGCGGTGTTTTCTTCTGATGCGCTTTCATCAGTGGCGTATGCAACGGAAGAGATTTTATTAGTATTAATGTTGTTGGGAACGGGCGTGTTTTTTTATTCGCTGCCGATTGCAGTGGCAATTTTAGTGTTGTTGCTGCTTGTGACGTTATCCTATCGCCAAATTATTTATGCATTTCCGTCCGGAGGCGGAGCTTACGTAGTTGCTAGAGAGCATTTAGGAACGGCGACAAGCCTCGTTGCCGGTGCAGCGCTAATGATTGACTATATTCTTACTGTAGCCGTCAGCATTAGCTCAGGAGTAGCGGCATTAACGTCCGCGTTTCCAAGCTTGCTGCCGTGGAAAGTACAAATTGGGATAGCGCTTGTATTGCTGCTAATGATTTTAAACTTGCGTGGAATTACCGAGTCAGCCACAGTATTTGCGTACCCAACGTACTTGTTTATTATTTCCGTGTTGGTGCTGATTGCCGCAGGGGGATGGCAGCTGTGGCATGAAGGATGGCATGGATTTAATTACAAAGAGCATGCTTCCGCTGCACATTTTTTTGCTTCAGGCTATAGTGTGTTTATTTTATTAAGAGCATTTGCGTCGGGATGTTCGGCGATGACAGGGGTAGAAGCCATTAGCAACGGTGTCCCATCATTTAGACCGAATAGCTCGAAAAATGCAGCCATAACGATGGGATGGATGTCTGTTTTATTAGGGACGATGTTTTTAGGAATTACCATTTTAGCGGCGGGATTTGGCGTGACACCGCTTGAGCATAAGACCGTTATTTCCCAAATCGGCCATCATGTTTTTGGCAATAGCATTTTCTTTTATTTGTTTCAAATGATTACGATGCTCATTTTAGTATTGGCTGCAAATACAAGCTTTGCTGGTTTTCCACAGCTGGCTTCCATTATTGCCAACGATCGATTTTTGCCAAGAAGCTTGGCGGCACGCGGCGACCGTCTTGTATTTTCGAATGGAATTATCCTGTTAAGTATTTTGGCCATCGTCCTGATTGTTGCGTTTCAAGGTGAAACCCATTCCCTTATTCCGCTGTATGCGGTCGGTGTGTTTCTTTCGTTCACGATCGGCCAAAGCGGAATGCTAAAGAAAATATGGAAAGATAAAGAAATGCGAAACGCAACAACAGTGCTGACCATTGCGGTAGGAACGATTGTAACGGGGCTGGTCACCATTATTACGATGGTGGCGAAATTTACGCAAGGTGCATGGTTAGTCATTGTCGCCATTCCATTGCTGGTATGGATGTTTTACCGCATTCACGATCATTATGAAAAATTAGGCGAACAGCTAAAACTGGATGAGCAGGAATGGACGCGTCGGGAAAAAATGTTAAAGCCGAAAGTGATTATCCCGATTTCAGGGGTAAGCAAAGTAGTCGCGCAATCGGTGCAGTATGCGCGCAGCATTTCCGATGATATTACGGCGATCTCCGTGATTTTCCATGAGGAAGAGGAACAAAAGTTAAGAGAAAAATGGGAAAAATTTTATCCCGATATTCCATTGCAGGTGATATATTCGCCGTATCGGACGATTTTGTGGCCAATATTAGACTATATTAATGAGGTAGAAAAACAAGCCAACGGGTCGCCGGTTACGATTTTAATGCCTCAATTTATCGTGAAAAAATGGTGGCATACGCTTTTGCATAACCAAACAGCGATTATTTTGCGCTTTTTCTTGATTATGAAAAAGGACATTGTCATTGCGACATTACCGTATCATTTACGGGAATAA
- the ytaF gene encoding sporulation membrane protein YtaF produces the protein MWKYVSMIMLAFAVSMDSLSVGVTYGIRKIQFPLRSKLVIACMSGAMLLLSMYVGSVLLLFLPMQVERWLASAILIALGIWAIYNVVKKEEDKYERLEPLVADPPRMKVWRFQLERFGIVVQVLKRPTLGDLDRSGSISMKEAMLIGFALSMDAFGAGISASFLGYSPLILALFVSTLNIIFIGLGLKAGNLLSETKAVKKATVIPGAILICLGITKIFF, from the coding sequence ATGTGGAAATATGTATCGATGATCATGTTGGCCTTTGCCGTTAGTATGGACAGTTTAAGCGTTGGGGTGACATACGGAATTAGGAAAATTCAATTTCCGCTTCGCTCAAAGCTGGTTATCGCATGTATGTCTGGCGCGATGTTATTGTTATCCATGTATGTCGGCAGCGTTCTTTTGCTGTTTTTGCCGATGCAGGTGGAACGATGGCTGGCTTCCGCTATATTAATTGCTCTTGGCATTTGGGCAATTTATAATGTAGTTAAAAAAGAAGAGGATAAGTACGAAAGGCTTGAACCGTTGGTGGCGGACCCGCCTCGCATGAAAGTATGGAGATTTCAATTGGAGCGGTTTGGCATCGTCGTTCAAGTGCTAAAACGCCCGACATTAGGGGATTTGGACCGCTCTGGAAGCATCAGTATGAAAGAGGCGATGTTGATTGGGTTCGCGCTGTCGATGGATGCGTTTGGCGCAGGAATCAGCGCCTCCTTTTTAGGGTATTCGCCATTGATTCTTGCCTTATTTGTAAGCACATTAAATATCATTTTTATTGGTTTAGGGTTAAAAGCAGGAAATCTGCTCTCCGAGACAAAGGCAGTGAAAAAGGCTACGGTCATCCCTGGAGCGATTTTAATCTGCCTTGGCATTACGAAAATATTTTTTTGA